The Salmo trutta chromosome 6, fSalTru1.1, whole genome shotgun sequence genome has a window encoding:
- the LOC115196053 gene encoding DPH3 homolog, translating into MSVFHDEVEIEDFEYDEDEETYYFPCPCGDRFAITKEDLENGEEVATCPSCSLIVKVIYDKEEFMSGEIIEAPTTESRLQLTQSS; encoded by the exons ATGTCGGTCTTTCACGACGAAGTTGAGATCGAGGACTTTGAATATGACGAGGATGAAGAGACATACTATTTTCCCTGCCCATGTGGCGACAGATTTGCCATAACCAAA GAGGATTTGGAAAATGGTGAAGAAGTAGCTACGTGTCCGAGCTGCTCGCTCATTGTTAAAGTAATCTACGACAAG GAGGAATTTATGTCTGGGGAGATAATCGAAGCACCAACTACAGAGAGCAGATTGCAACTGACTCAGTCCTCCTGA